The following nucleotide sequence is from Psychroflexus torquis ATCC 700755.
TAGAAGTTCTTTTTTTAATTAGCTTGTAATTTTGGTATTTCGGTTTAATTCAGTTAAAATTGAAGTCAAAACTTGTAAAATTCTAATAAAGAGCAGCTTTTATTAGCCTCGAATAAACAAAAACTATGAACGCAACAGAATTATTTTTTAGCACCATTCAATCGGGTAACATCGAAAACATAAAATTACAACTGGCCAATAATCCAGAGGTCGTAAATGCTAAAGATGTGAGAGGCTTTACGCCTTTAATCTTTGCTGCGTATTTTGATAAAGAACTCATCGCAAAAGTTTTAATTGAACACAAAGCGCCAATAGACGCAAAAGATGCATCTGGTAATACAGCATTGATGGGTGTTTGTTTTAAAGAGTATATGAAATTGGCGTCTTATTTGATAAAACACGGAGCAAATGTTAATGTGTCTAATACCAATGGAACAACACCACTCATCTTTTCGGTGATGTATAATAAGCTTAAAAGTGTTGAATTGCTATTGAAGCATGATGCAGATTCTTCTGTAAAGGATAATGACCAAAAAACCGCCTTAGATTATGCGGTCGAGAAAAAGTTTGAAGCTATTGAAGCACTTTTAAAATAGGTTGAGACCCAGTTAAAAACTGATGTCAAGTATTAATATCAATTTATCAGTCAAATGTCGTATAAAATCAGTTTATTTTTCACTTATTAATCTTCATAAAATAGAACCTTAACTATCGCTATGCTTATATTTTTTTCCTCAACTAAATAAAAAACCTGTGCTGAGCTACGTCGTAGTATGGTTCAAATTTTTAATATAACATTTAAAAACTAAATTGGTATAACCTAATTTTTTAAAAAACACTGTAGATATGAAATAGCTTTGTAGAAGAAATTAAAATAGGTATTAACTTTCAATAACAGTTCATGTCGTTAGCTCAAAACTTACAAGACGCACTATTTACTATTTCGATACAAATAAACAGAACTATATGAGAAATATTATTGTAGATGGGGATGGACACATTTAGGAGATGAGACAGGAAGTAAGGCAGGAGTTAAGGGTTTTAGGTCTACAAAATTAG
It contains:
- a CDS encoding ankyrin repeat domain-containing protein, with amino-acid sequence MNATELFFSTIQSGNIENIKLQLANNPEVVNAKDVRGFTPLIFAAYFDKELIAKVLIEHKAPIDAKDASGNTALMGVCFKEYMKLASYLIKHGANVNVSNTNGTTPLIFSVMYNKLKSVELLLKHDADSSVKDNDQKTALDYAVEKKFEAIEALLK